The Arachidicoccus terrestris genome includes the window AATATTTCAGCTGGATGGCATCCAGCCTTACATAGGTATGAAACTGGCACCTACACCTTACGGCCCGTTTGGCCCCACCGATACGCTCTGGCACTGTGAGGAACCCGACGCTACCAACAAGTTGTTAGTCTATAACGCGAAGGCACACCCAAGTATTTCTCCTTCGGGAACGTTACTTATCAGCTATAACGTCAATTCGTTGGCGTTTATAAAAACACTGAAAGAAGAGCCTACCTTTTACCGTCCCCGATTCTTGCTGCTCAAATGGAAATAAAAATAAAAAATAAATCATCTTCTATTTCATTAAACAACAACGAAGTAGGATCCATATGAAAAAAAAATATCCGCCTGCCACGTATTTAAGTGGGAAGGAATACGGATTATATCGCCTCTACGCATTACATTTGCTCCGATTTTATCCAGAGCTATTAATTCAAACTTTAATCATTGTATCTACATTCAGCACAGCTGAATAAAGCATCGTTTATGAAAAAGTTACTCATCGTTATAGGCGCCTTAGCTACCCTCCCTACATTTGCACAAAAAAAAGAAACAAACAGCAACGAATTAGATGATGTTATCATCCAGGGGAACCGCATTCAGACGCCTTTTAGTCAGGCAACACGTGACATCCAAATCATTACCCAGGCTCAAATCGAGCAACTCCCTGTAAGGTCCATCAATGAAGTATTGTCCTACATAAGTGGTGTCGATATCCGCCAACGCGGCCCCTTCGGTGCACAGGCAGATATCTCCATCGACGGCGGCACTTCTGAACAAACACTTGTACTTTTAAACGGCGTAAAATTAATTGATGCGCAGTCAGCACATAACATGATGAACATTCCGGTTCCGTTAAGTGCCATTGATCACATTGAAATACTCAGAGGCGCCGCTGCCAGAATTTACGGCATCAACGCACTGACAGGCGCCATTAATATCGTCACTAAAACAGAGGATCATCCCTCACTTACTGTCGACATCCAGGCCGGGAGTTCCTTTAAAAATAAAGAACAAGGGGACGGGGACGGTATATACAAAGGGGGCGCCGCCGAACTCACCGGCACCTTTGGTTCCGGGGCGTTCAATAATCTACTGTCCGCTTCACACAGCGATTACAACGGGCAGCGTTATAATTCCGCATCAAAATCGACCCGCCTTTTTTATAATGGAAATTATAACATCGATACCAATAATACCATTCAGGCGATGGCAGGATACGCCAGAAGCCATTATGGCGCCAACGGATTTTATGCAGCTCCCGGTGATATAAACTCTGCGGAGATTGTTGAATCTTCCGTTTTTAGTGTATCCTCCAGACACCGCTTCGGTAATTTCATGCTATCGCCAAGAATCAGCGACCGTTATGGAGAGGACGATTACAGATACTTTAAAGATGATCTGAGCAAGGCACGTTCTTTACATTATACGAATGCTCTGATGCTTGAGCTAAACAGCAGTTTGAATACAGGGATTGGTGTTATCGGCCTCGGCTGGGAATCCAGATTAGAAAAGATCAGCAGTTCAAATATAGGCAAACATTCAAGAGATAATCACGGTGCCTACGCAGAGCTGCGAACAGGTATCGGCGAAAAATTACAAGGAACAGTGGGCGCTTATGCCAATTATAATACCGATTACGGATGGCAGGTCTACCCGGGTATCGACCTCGCCTATCTGCTTGATGCGCACTGGAAAATTTCCGCCAGCATCGGCTCGGGTGAAAGAATCCCTTCTTTCACCGATCTGTATCTGAACCAGCTGCCGGGCAATATAGGCAACGAATCCATACAGGCGGAGAGCGCCTGGAACTATGAAGGTAATATTCAGTACAATAAGCAGCACCTGAAAATTCAGGCCGGATATTTTTACCGCATCATCAGCGATTTTATTGACTGGGTAAGAGCAGACGCCTCAGAACCGTATTCTCCCATTAATTTTGGCAAAAACAAAATTCAGGGTGTCTACGGCAGGATTCAGCAAGACTTTAGCCTGGGCAGCAAGCAGTCTTTCAGCTATCACGTCACCTATAATTATCTGCATCCCATTATCGACCGGACAACAGAAATCCAATCCAAGTATACCTTAGAATCACTGAAACATCAATTCACCACAGGCATCAATTATTCTATCAATCACCTGTCCTTCCAGCTGGAAAACCGGTTGCTGAAACGTGAACTCGCCGAGGCATACGATGTAGCTGATCTGCGCGCCAACTACCAGTTCAAAAGAGCACTGATCTATATGGAAGTCAATAATCTGTTTGACGCGAAATACACGGAGGCCGGCGCCGTTCCGATGCCTACGCGCTGGTTTGGACTGGGCGTAAAATTCAGGTGGAGCAAATAAGCCTACGCCCGGAAAACGGGGACGAGACTAAACGATCCGCCGCAAGGCCGGTATGGCATCCGGTATAAAACGACATGGCCCTGTAACCCGCAGTTGGCCTACCGGTAAGTTCAGTAATCATTTAGCGTATACACAGGTCAAGGTTTCCGGATTAACAGGCGGAGGATCCGGAAACCCCTACAAGGCTTTTCGGTTAAATGAAGTATATTGCAGAAAGGAAGCTTTGACAGTTGTACAGGTAGTGATGACTGTCACCAAGCCATTCCGGCCTCATACATATTTTAATCGGATGACATGAAGCTCAAATCCAGCGAGCCGTTCTGGTTGGTAAAAAATGGCCTGCTACACACCTACCCTTCCCTGCGGGAAGATATGGAGACGGAAGTCTTGATCATAGGCGGTGGCATTACCGGAAGCCTCATTGCCCACCAGTGCATGCAGGAGGGCTATCAGACAATGGTGGTTGATAAAAGAGAAATTGCCAGCGGCAGCACCTCCGCTACCACTTCAATGCTGCAATACGAAATTGACGTCCCTCTTTATCAACTCATTGACAAAATCGGACAGGAAGGTGCCGTCAGCTCCTACCAGGCCTGTTATCATGCCAT containing:
- a CDS encoding TonB-dependent receptor plug domain-containing protein, translated to MKKLLIVIGALATLPTFAQKKETNSNELDDVIIQGNRIQTPFSQATRDIQIITQAQIEQLPVRSINEVLSYISGVDIRQRGPFGAQADISIDGGTSEQTLVLLNGVKLIDAQSAHNMMNIPVPLSAIDHIEILRGAAARIYGINALTGAINIVTKTEDHPSLTVDIQAGSSFKNKEQGDGDGIYKGGAAELTGTFGSGAFNNLLSASHSDYNGQRYNSASKSTRLFYNGNYNIDTNNTIQAMAGYARSHYGANGFYAAPGDINSAEIVESSVFSVSSRHRFGNFMLSPRISDRYGEDDYRYFKDDLSKARSLHYTNALMLELNSSLNTGIGVIGLGWESRLEKISSSNIGKHSRDNHGAYAELRTGIGEKLQGTVGAYANYNTDYGWQVYPGIDLAYLLDAHWKISASIGSGERIPSFTDLYLNQLPGNIGNESIQAESAWNYEGNIQYNKQHLKIQAGYFYRIISDFIDWVRADASEPYSPINFGKNKIQGVYGRIQQDFSLGSKQSFSYHVTYNYLHPIIDRTTEIQSKYTLESLKHQFTTGINYSINHLSFQLENRLLKRELAEAYDVADLRANYQFKRALIYMEVNNLFDAKYTEAGAVPMPTRWFGLGVKFRWSK